Proteins encoded together in one Kutzneria kofuensis window:
- a CDS encoding D-alanine--D-alanine ligase family protein: MNQPRIRVAVVFGGRSTEHGVSCVSAGSVLKHLDRERYEVVPVGITTEGTWVLGSADHLAVTDRKMPEVDSGAELTLVNHGLVALEPSRGGEVLAQVDVVFPVLHGAYGEDGTIQGLLELVDIPYVGPGVLSSAVAMDKEYTKKLLVAEGLPVGPYAVVRRGQQTLSQADRDRLGLPVFVKPARAGSSTGITKVNSWDELDSAIDFARAVDPKVLVEAAIVGREVECGVLEFPDGRVEASLPAEIRMVSDKVDWYDFDSKYLDTDDACEFDIPAKLDDDVTERLREMAVRAFTALDCQGLARVDFFVTPDNELVINELNTMPGFTNVSMYPKMWAVTGVDYPTLLTTLVETAIARGTGLR; encoded by the coding sequence ATGAACCAGCCCAGGATTCGTGTCGCCGTCGTCTTCGGCGGCCGCAGCACCGAGCACGGCGTGTCGTGCGTGTCCGCCGGCAGCGTGCTCAAGCACCTGGACCGGGAGCGCTACGAGGTGGTCCCGGTCGGCATCACCACCGAGGGCACCTGGGTGCTGGGCTCGGCCGACCACCTCGCGGTGACCGACCGCAAGATGCCCGAGGTCGACTCGGGCGCGGAGCTGACGCTGGTCAACCACGGCCTGGTCGCGCTGGAGCCGTCGCGCGGCGGTGAGGTGCTGGCGCAGGTCGACGTCGTGTTCCCCGTGCTGCACGGCGCGTACGGCGAGGACGGCACCATCCAGGGGCTGCTGGAACTGGTCGACATCCCGTACGTCGGGCCGGGCGTGCTGTCCAGCGCGGTGGCGATGGACAAGGAGTACACCAAGAAGCTGCTCGTCGCCGAGGGGCTGCCGGTCGGCCCGTACGCGGTGGTTCGCCGTGGCCAGCAGACGTTGTCGCAGGCCGACCGGGACCGGCTCGGGCTGCCGGTGTTCGTGAAGCCGGCGCGGGCCGGGTCGTCCACCGGCATCACCAAGGTCAACTCCTGGGACGAGCTGGACTCGGCGATCGACTTCGCCCGCGCCGTCGACCCCAAGGTGCTGGTGGAGGCGGCCATCGTGGGCCGCGAGGTCGAGTGCGGCGTGCTGGAGTTCCCCGACGGCCGCGTCGAGGCCTCGCTGCCGGCGGAGATCCGGATGGTCAGCGACAAGGTCGACTGGTACGACTTCGACTCCAAGTACCTCGACACCGACGACGCCTGCGAGTTCGACATCCCGGCCAAGCTGGACGACGACGTCACCGAGCGGCTGCGGGAGATGGCCGTGCGGGCGTTCACCGCGCTGGACTGCCAGGGCCTGGCCCGGGTCGACTTCTTCGTCACCCCGGACAACGAGCTGGTGATCAACGAGCTGAACACCATGCCCGGCTTCACCAACGTGTCCATGTACCCGAAGATGTGGGCCGTCACCGGCGTCGACTACCCGACCCTGCTGACCACCCTCGTCGAAACCGCCATCGCCCGCGGCACCGGCCTCCGCTGA
- a CDS encoding isocitrate lyase/PEP mutase family protein encodes MTYGSALRRDVQSDSITPLIGVFDMFSASLAAQHYGGMFVSGFGFAASYYGLPDIGFIAWPDMVNFVQRLRLAFPQQHLLVDIDDGYVDPEVACHVVENLERIGASGVILEDQKRPRRCGHVDGKQILPLEEYLEKLNLVLETRRDLVVVARTDATEESEILRRAEALAATDADVLLVDGVRSVDWISKVRAVIGDKPLLFNQIAGGKSPRLSLTELENLGVNVAIYSTPCLFAAHTAIDNALLELRANDGRLPEVKAGDVGVAASIELLERNISRHHPRQDRVDVTVAG; translated from the coding sequence ATGACTTACGGCAGCGCTCTGCGCCGCGACGTGCAAAGCGACAGCATCACGCCACTGATCGGCGTGTTCGACATGTTCTCCGCGTCGCTGGCGGCACAGCACTATGGCGGCATGTTCGTCTCCGGTTTCGGTTTCGCGGCGTCCTACTACGGACTCCCGGACATCGGGTTCATCGCGTGGCCGGACATGGTCAACTTCGTGCAGCGGCTGCGGCTGGCGTTCCCGCAGCAGCACCTGCTCGTCGACATCGACGACGGCTACGTGGATCCCGAGGTGGCCTGCCACGTCGTGGAGAACCTGGAGCGCATCGGCGCGTCCGGCGTGATCCTGGAGGACCAGAAGCGGCCGCGCCGCTGCGGCCACGTCGACGGCAAGCAGATCCTCCCGCTCGAGGAGTACCTGGAGAAGCTCAACCTGGTCCTGGAGACCCGTCGCGACCTGGTCGTCGTCGCCCGCACCGACGCCACCGAGGAGTCGGAGATCCTGCGCCGCGCCGAGGCGCTCGCCGCCACCGACGCCGACGTGTTGCTGGTCGACGGCGTGCGCAGCGTCGACTGGATCAGCAAGGTTCGGGCCGTGATCGGCGACAAGCCGCTGCTGTTCAACCAGATCGCCGGCGGCAAGTCGCCGCGGCTGTCGCTGACCGAGCTGGAGAACCTCGGCGTCAACGTCGCGATCTACTCCACGCCGTGCCTGTTCGCCGCGCACACCGCGATCGACAACGCGCTGCTGGAGCTGCGGGCCAACGACGGCCGGCTGCCGGAGGTCAAGGCGGGTGACGTGGGCGTCGCCGCCTCGATCGAGCTGTTGGAGCGCAACATCTCCCGGCACCACCCCCGGCAGGACCGCGTCGATGTCACGGTTGCGGGTTGA
- a CDS encoding cysteine dioxygenase, with protein sequence MFAVPENTVLSAVRTAPQQPTNILREVVADRSSWAHLLRYDPVERWTALVRSTSSYEVWLMSWLPGQGAELHDHGGAEGAFTVVSGVLTELVGRPGHAGEAMHVLHPGQSRVFGPNYVHQMRNAGVDPAVSIHVFGPTRQRMTPYRFDPVQGPVTA encoded by the coding sequence ATGTTCGCCGTTCCGGAAAACACCGTGCTGTCGGCCGTCCGCACCGCGCCGCAGCAGCCCACCAACATCCTCCGCGAGGTCGTCGCCGACCGCTCCAGCTGGGCGCACCTGCTGCGCTACGACCCGGTCGAGCGCTGGACCGCGCTGGTTCGGAGCACGTCCAGCTACGAGGTGTGGCTGATGAGCTGGCTGCCCGGGCAGGGCGCCGAGCTGCACGACCACGGCGGCGCCGAGGGCGCGTTCACCGTCGTCTCCGGCGTGCTGACCGAGCTGGTCGGCCGGCCCGGACACGCCGGCGAGGCGATGCACGTGCTGCACCCGGGCCAGTCCCGGGTGTTCGGGCCGAACTACGTGCACCAGATGCGCAACGCCGGGGTGGATCCGGCGGTGAGCATCCACGTGTTCGGCCCGACCCGTCAGCGCATGACGCCGTACCGTTTCGACCCGGTGCAGGGGCCCGTCACCGCTTGA
- a CDS encoding cystathionine gamma-lyase has translation MTEGGAAMAEWGDGTRCVHAGSAEPVAGQPFLAGPVLAAPFHLGADDFYGRAGNPTWRALESAIGALDGGLCTVFPSGMAAITTLLRTLLSPGDVLVVPSDGYYLVRTFLTGMDVRVREVPTVGPWTTEVVAGARLVLLETPSNPGLDVCDIRAIAELAHAAGALVAVDNTTATPLGQRPLELGADVSVASDTKAVAGHSDVLFGHISVTDEALWTELQRQRTVSGAIPGPFETWMAHRGLGTLDVRLARQAENAAALVEKLRGHEGVSNVRWPGSPDDPSYAIASRQMRRFGGVFTFELASAELVTRFVEASRLVSAATSFGGLHSTADRRAHWGDPVPEGLIRFSAGLEDSHDLVHDVTAALDRALELPVQ, from the coding sequence ATGACAGAAGGCGGAGCGGCCATGGCCGAATGGGGCGACGGCACTCGGTGCGTGCACGCGGGTTCGGCCGAACCCGTTGCCGGGCAACCCTTCCTCGCGGGCCCGGTGCTGGCCGCCCCGTTCCACCTCGGCGCGGACGACTTCTACGGCCGCGCCGGCAATCCCACCTGGCGTGCGCTGGAGTCGGCGATCGGCGCGCTGGACGGCGGTCTGTGCACGGTGTTCCCGTCCGGCATGGCCGCGATCACCACGTTGCTGCGGACGCTGTTGTCGCCCGGGGACGTGCTCGTCGTGCCGTCCGACGGCTACTACCTGGTGCGAACGTTCCTCACCGGCATGGACGTCCGGGTCCGCGAGGTGCCGACCGTCGGCCCGTGGACGACGGAAGTCGTGGCGGGCGCGCGGCTGGTGCTGCTGGAGACGCCGTCCAACCCGGGCCTGGACGTCTGCGACATCAGGGCGATCGCCGAGTTGGCGCATGCCGCCGGCGCGCTTGTCGCCGTGGACAACACCACCGCGACGCCGCTGGGCCAGCGGCCGCTGGAGCTCGGCGCGGACGTGTCCGTGGCCAGCGACACCAAGGCGGTCGCCGGCCACAGCGATGTCCTTTTCGGACACATTTCCGTCACCGACGAGGCGCTGTGGACGGAGTTGCAGCGGCAGCGGACCGTCAGCGGCGCGATCCCCGGCCCGTTCGAGACGTGGATGGCGCACCGCGGGCTGGGCACGCTGGACGTGCGGCTGGCCCGGCAGGCGGAGAACGCCGCCGCGCTGGTGGAGAAGCTGCGCGGGCACGAGGGCGTGTCGAACGTGCGCTGGCCGGGATCGCCGGACGACCCGTCGTACGCCATCGCCTCCCGACAGATGCGCCGGTTCGGCGGCGTCTTCACGTTCGAGCTGGCGTCGGCCGAGCTGGTGACGCGGTTCGTCGAGGCGAGCCGGCTGGTGTCGGCGGCGACGAGCTTCGGCGGCCTGCACAGCACCGCGGACCGGCGGGCGCACTGGGGCGACCCGGTGCCGGAGGGTCTGATCCGGTTTTCGGCCGGCCTGGAGGATTCCCACGATCTGGTACACGACGTGACGGCCGCGCTTGACCGGGCGCTGGAGCTGCCGGTTCAATAG
- a CDS encoding Lrp/AsnC family transcriptional regulator, with protein sequence MVHAYILIQTEVGKAAAVAAEISGIPGVTTAEDVTGPYDVIVRADADTVDQLGQLVVARIQNVEGITRTLTCPVVHL encoded by the coding sequence GTGGTCCACGCGTACATCCTGATCCAAACCGAGGTCGGAAAGGCGGCTGCGGTCGCAGCTGAGATCTCCGGCATACCCGGCGTCACCACGGCGGAGGACGTCACCGGCCCCTACGACGTGATCGTGCGCGCCGACGCCGACACCGTCGACCAGCTGGGACAGCTGGTGGTGGCCCGGATCCAGAACGTGGAGGGCATCACCCGGACCCTGACCTGTCCGGTTGTGCACCTGTGA
- a CDS encoding thiamine-phosphate kinase, translated as MRPEPPPDADTVAGVGEFGLIRRVTRGRAQPSSTLLGPGDDAAVVAAPDGRVVASTDVLVEGVHFRLDWSSPEQVGRKAAAVNLADVAAMGAAPTALLVGMACPADTPTSLIDGITNGLWEEARRAGAGVVGGDMVSCPTVVISITALGDMRGLAPVTRSGAAPGDVLAVCGRLGWAAAGLAVLGRGFRSPVAIVGAQQAPQPPYEAGPQAAEAGASAMLDVSDGLLSDVGHIADASGVAIDIRTDLLPVHQRLIDVGSALGANPRHWVLTGGEDHALAATFPEPADVPDGWATIGTVRRGAGVTVDGRPYEGTSGWEHWR; from the coding sequence TTGCGCCCGGAGCCGCCCCCAGACGCGGACACGGTCGCCGGAGTGGGTGAGTTCGGTCTCATCAGGCGGGTGACGCGCGGCCGCGCGCAGCCGTCCTCGACCCTGCTCGGCCCCGGCGACGACGCCGCGGTGGTGGCCGCCCCCGACGGTCGGGTGGTGGCCAGCACGGACGTGCTCGTCGAGGGTGTCCACTTCCGACTGGACTGGTCGTCTCCCGAGCAGGTCGGACGCAAGGCGGCCGCGGTCAATCTCGCCGACGTCGCCGCCATGGGGGCCGCCCCGACGGCCCTGCTGGTGGGCATGGCGTGCCCCGCCGACACGCCCACTTCCCTCATCGACGGCATCACCAACGGGCTGTGGGAGGAGGCCCGGCGGGCCGGCGCCGGGGTGGTCGGCGGCGACATGGTCAGCTGCCCGACCGTAGTGATATCGATTACAGCCCTCGGTGACATGCGGGGACTGGCTCCGGTTACCCGTTCGGGCGCCGCGCCCGGCGACGTGCTGGCGGTGTGCGGGCGGCTCGGCTGGGCGGCCGCCGGTCTCGCGGTGCTCGGCCGCGGGTTCCGCTCACCGGTCGCGATCGTCGGCGCGCAGCAGGCGCCGCAGCCGCCGTACGAGGCCGGGCCGCAGGCGGCCGAGGCCGGCGCGTCGGCGATGTTGGACGTCTCCGACGGGCTGCTCAGTGACGTGGGACACATCGCGGACGCCTCCGGTGTGGCGATCGACATCCGCACCGACCTGCTCCCCGTGCACCAGCGGCTGATCGACGTCGGCTCGGCGCTCGGCGCGAACCCGCGGCACTGGGTGCTCACCGGCGGCGAGGACCACGCGCTGGCGGCCACCTTCCCCGAGCCGGCCGACGTGCCGGACGGCTGGGCCACGATCGGCACCGTCCGCCGCGGCGCCGGCGTGACCGTGGACGGCCGGCCGTACGAGGGCACCTCGGGCTGGGAGCACTGGCGTTGA
- a CDS encoding pyridoxamine 5'-phosphate oxidase family protein, translating to MSRTPLSPTPRTVVNRHRERAATDRAALDDVLDSALICHLGVLFDGAPVVLPTGYGRDGDTLYLHGSTGSRSMGPGPVCVTVTIVDGIIYARSVMHHSMNYRSAVVLGTTRLVDDPEEKLRGLEVITEHLAPGSWGHARLPNKKELAATVVLALDLTEASVKIRNAPPNDEDFDVEANTAWAGVLPVTTGWGVPESASPLPVPEHVLKR from the coding sequence GTGAGCCGAACACCACTGTCACCGACACCACGGACCGTCGTCAACCGACATCGGGAGCGCGCCGCCACCGACCGCGCGGCGCTCGACGACGTGCTCGACTCCGCGCTCATCTGCCACCTCGGCGTGCTGTTCGACGGCGCGCCGGTGGTGCTGCCGACCGGCTACGGCCGCGACGGCGACACCCTCTACCTGCACGGATCCACCGGATCACGGAGCATGGGCCCCGGCCCCGTGTGCGTCACTGTGACGATCGTGGACGGCATCATCTACGCCCGGTCGGTCATGCACCACTCCATGAACTACCGCAGTGCCGTCGTCCTGGGCACCACGCGGCTGGTCGACGACCCCGAGGAGAAGCTGCGCGGCCTGGAGGTCATCACCGAGCACCTCGCGCCCGGGTCCTGGGGCCACGCGCGGCTGCCCAACAAGAAGGAGCTGGCGGCCACCGTCGTGCTGGCGCTGGACCTCACCGAGGCATCGGTGAAGATCCGCAACGCGCCGCCCAACGACGAGGACTTCGACGTCGAGGCCAACACCGCCTGGGCCGGTGTGCTGCCGGTGACCACCGGCTGGGGCGTGCCCGAGTCGGCGTCCCCGCTCCCCGTGCCGGAGCACGTGCTCAAGCGGTGA
- the pdxR gene encoding MocR-like pyridoxine biosynthesis transcription factor PdxR, translated as MPESDDALLITLDRESRTPLAVQLADALRAAAAAGQLRAGDRLPSTRTLASHLKVSRTVTAAAYDQLLAEGWIVGKHGSGTYVTTAPPGSSPVPADRSRADAPEQDVVSLELGRPWVGGLDRAAWRRAWRSAADSDPLVRHHPAGLPEYREAVAEHLLRHRGLTIRGGLATEAVLATGGTSAAVAELAVSVFRPGDTVAVEEPGYQRAVEALRAAGVQVLPAPLDRDGILVDQIPSGIRAVYCSPAHQYPLGSRLPAARRVALVERARREGWLIIEDDYDGELRYDVAPLPLLAALAPDVVVHLGTTSKILTPTLGAGWLVAPPEVAGTLLAYRERTGTGPAPAGQRVLVELARNGDLGRHLRRLRRELSERRVLVVETLRSAGIPVLGDDAGSHVVVLLPSVEKERAAVRQATRLGVRMDGLERHHTGPSRWHGVAVGYTACSRDQLISVLPPLIDLLTT; from the coding sequence TTGCCGGAGTCGGACGACGCCCTGCTGATCACGCTGGACCGCGAGTCCCGCACCCCGCTCGCCGTGCAGCTGGCGGACGCCCTGCGCGCGGCGGCGGCCGCCGGGCAGCTGCGGGCCGGCGACCGGCTGCCGTCGACCCGCACCCTGGCCAGTCACCTCAAGGTCAGCCGGACCGTCACCGCGGCGGCCTACGACCAGCTGCTCGCCGAGGGGTGGATCGTCGGCAAGCACGGCTCCGGCACGTACGTGACGACCGCGCCGCCGGGATCCTCGCCGGTGCCGGCCGACCGTTCCCGCGCCGACGCGCCGGAACAGGACGTCGTCTCCCTGGAACTGGGCCGGCCCTGGGTCGGCGGGCTGGACCGGGCCGCCTGGCGCCGGGCCTGGCGGTCCGCCGCCGACTCGGACCCGTTGGTACGCCACCATCCCGCCGGGCTGCCGGAATACCGCGAGGCGGTGGCGGAACACCTGCTGCGGCACCGCGGCCTGACGATCCGAGGGGGCCTCGCGACCGAGGCGGTGCTGGCCACCGGCGGCACCAGCGCGGCCGTCGCCGAGCTGGCGGTCAGCGTGTTCCGGCCCGGCGACACCGTCGCCGTCGAGGAACCCGGCTACCAGCGGGCGGTCGAGGCACTGCGGGCCGCCGGCGTCCAGGTGCTGCCCGCGCCGCTCGACCGCGACGGCATCCTCGTCGACCAGATCCCGTCGGGCATCCGGGCCGTCTACTGCTCGCCGGCGCACCAGTACCCGCTGGGCAGCCGGCTGCCGGCGGCCCGTCGCGTCGCCCTCGTGGAACGCGCCCGCCGCGAGGGCTGGCTGATCATCGAGGACGACTACGACGGCGAACTCCGCTACGACGTGGCCCCGCTGCCGCTGCTCGCCGCGCTGGCGCCGGACGTCGTCGTGCATCTGGGCACCACGAGCAAGATTCTCACCCCGACGCTCGGCGCCGGCTGGCTCGTCGCGCCGCCGGAGGTCGCCGGCACGCTGCTGGCCTACCGGGAACGCACCGGCACCGGCCCCGCGCCGGCCGGGCAGCGGGTGCTGGTCGAGTTGGCCCGCAACGGAGATCTCGGCCGGCACCTGCGCCGGCTGCGCCGCGAGCTGTCCGAGCGGCGGGTGCTCGTGGTGGAAACCCTTCGGTCGGCCGGGATTCCGGTGCTCGGCGACGACGCCGGCTCGCACGTGGTGGTGCTGCTGCCGTCGGTGGAGAAGGAACGTGCGGCGGTGCGGCAGGCGACCCGGCTCGGCGTCCGAATGGACGGCCTGGAGCGGCACCACACCGGGCCGTCCCGCTGGCACGGCGTCGCGGTCGGCTACACGGCCTGCTCGCGGGACCAGTTGATCAGCGTCCTGCCGCCGCTCATCGACCTCTTGACCACGTAG
- a CDS encoding DUF3515 domain-containing protein — translation MSVTPSKPVLAVAIGLPALLAVVVAVIGLTGGSTGVPQNPPGDDRTGPLALVSIDAPGAGTQACTDLIKALPQQITDAGEKVPRRELAKPAPPATVAWGDAQHEPIVLRCGMNKPPELVQTAQLGSVNGVQWLDVVGDAGTVTHYVVDRSVYVALTESKDAGTGPVQSVSAAVTATLPAQPVSPNPG, via the coding sequence GTGAGCGTCACCCCGTCCAAGCCCGTGCTGGCCGTCGCGATCGGCCTGCCGGCGCTGCTCGCCGTCGTCGTGGCGGTGATCGGCCTGACCGGCGGGTCGACCGGCGTGCCGCAGAACCCGCCCGGCGACGACAGGACCGGCCCGCTGGCGCTGGTCTCCATCGACGCGCCCGGCGCCGGCACGCAGGCGTGCACCGACCTGATCAAGGCGCTGCCGCAGCAGATCACCGACGCCGGCGAGAAGGTGCCCCGCCGCGAGCTGGCCAAGCCCGCGCCGCCGGCGACCGTGGCCTGGGGCGACGCCCAGCACGAGCCGATCGTGCTGCGCTGCGGCATGAACAAGCCGCCGGAGCTGGTCCAGACCGCGCAGCTGGGCAGCGTCAACGGCGTGCAGTGGCTGGACGTCGTCGGCGACGCCGGCACGGTCACGCACTACGTCGTGGACCGATCCGTGTACGTCGCGCTGACCGAGTCCAAGGACGCCGGCACCGGCCCGGTGCAATCGGTGTCCGCGGCCGTCACGGCGACGCTGCCCGCTCAACCGGTCTCCCCCAACCCGGGCTGA